Sequence from the Rhinatrema bivittatum chromosome 6, aRhiBiv1.1, whole genome shotgun sequence genome:
gtaacccagattggccattattggagacaggatgctggtcttaatagacctttggtctgacccaacaagAGTCAATTGTTGAGGAAAAGTTTTGGATGTTTACAGTGGTGGGCAGTGTCAGATGTGATTAGGTTCACAAATGTACAGGCACATCAAATCTGGACAGAGGGCTATGAACTAAATATCTCATAGGTGCAGTGGTAGGTCAAACTGACTTAGCCTGTCCCCAATAACCAGTGTCCCCTAGCCCTTCTGCAATTGTGCGGCTGCATAATTAACAtcctgccacagaatcaacataCCTGAAGCTTTACCACCTtttaattcaatcttttgaagaaagctaCAGAGTGCCTTCCTTCTGTCGCAGCCCCTCCATAGGGAACAGAGGCTGAGGCTGTAGCAGATGAAAGAAGATGCACTCTGCTCTCCAATCCGGCCCCTTTCCTTCTGTTGTTCTCTTATTTTCTCCTGTTctgaagggaacaggaggggaggggtcaaGTTGGAATGGACAAAGAAAGCAGTcaatgtttgatccctcaaagatctcttaaatcaaaccaaagattATTTTgataattcctggatggagtgtTGTccttttagaagaatttcatctttatacaaaggttcttgcacCTGCATATGTGGCCAATTATTCACCATTTAAAAAGATCTGGATGTGTTTTTGGAAGCCTGCAACTGCTGGAGAcccacagctggcagaggagtattaatttcaattcatagaagccttgatgatGGGCACCATAAGTTTCAAATTTTGGTTAATTCATCCCCTTTTTGTCTGCTACTATGTATCCAATATAAGTGCAAACATATCTTTCTGTTTAATTAAAGCATGACAGACTGCTAATGCTGAGAGCATTTTTGGCATATATTTAGAAAGACAAAAAGGACTTTCTCAAAAAAATATGGAAAGGATGGTTGCACTAATTCAATTCAaatcaaaaatgacatttcactGTTAAAAGTATGTAACATACGTCTTAACTTGGTaaagtgtttattttggttcttgatacattttttatttgtatatagttatagtgGGGTTTAGAACCTGCACAAGTATTTTCCCAGGATTGGGATTTTTGATGTTGGCTTTCTGCATATTCTTGAGCCCTCCCCAGTTTTTGGGCCATCCTATTTTTGGGATGCATCTCAAGGCTATAAATTGCCACTGAGCACGTGCAGAGAGTTAGAGGATTAGTGGTAATCAGATCCTTCTGAGACCTCACCTGAGAGGAGTGTTGTGAGGAGCAGATTTTTGAGTGAGTCCTCAAGGCCTTGTCATTTGAGGAGGCTTTTGGGATCAAGAGCCTTTGAGAAGATTTAAGAAGTTTTGAGAGGGGTTTTTGCTATTCTGGACCAGTtcctgactgagagggagggacctCCCTGGAAGGAAGGGCTGGATCCCTGTTCTTGCATCTTGCATTCAGTTAACAGCAGGGTGGCAGACAgattgggtttttattttttttagagtttTGGGAAGTGTTTTCCATCACTCCCTGGAGTATGTTGGTCATGTGGGAGAACCTTCCTACCCTTATTGGGTAAGGCAGTTTGGACCAGGACACAGCTAAAAGAAGGAGTGTCAGCAAGAGAGGCACCATGGACAAAGAAACTTACTgctgtttgatttgtattttcctcATCCTGTTTATGATTTTTGGAATCGTAGACTGGATATTATTTTTCAAGTTAAAGTAAGCCTTTTTTATGATTTGAACACCACTTTTCGACTATGAGCTTTTATTCAAGTGGGCTCTTTTTGGAACCCCCCCCTGTGAGCAACTGGGTGTATTGAGCAAAGAGTGACTTTGCAGCCTGGTCACCCCACCACAGAGTCTAGGGCCCTGGAGGTCAGACCTTCTCCCCGCCGGAGAACTCCGGCCCCCAGAGCTGACGTTTGGTGCTCGAGTAATAGAGGTCCGGGAGAGTAAAGACAACCCTGGGACTTTACTGTAACCCCTGCATCAGGGACCTTCCACCAGTGAGGGGTTacatagtttaaatattgtttaaaaacaaacagtgtgaatggttttcaataaaaGATTGACTTTTTTACATAGTTAGAGGTGGGAATCGTTATGCAAAATTAAACTAATTTTCCACATAATTGCCACAGTATTTTGAAAAATCtaccacagaatcttgaaaaatctgcagaTTATCTGCTATCTGCAGATAATCTGCTATCTGCAGATTATTGGTAATCTGCTATCTGCAGATTATTGGTAAAGCCCGTAGCAGGAAGCTACGGGCTTTACCAATAATCTGGAGATAGCATAGGAGCAGGAGCCTGGACTGGACCTGAGATCCTGCCTGCAATGGAAGCACTTCTCAGAAGGAAATGACAACAAGCAGACGAGTTAAGTTGTGACCTTTTAATCTAATACAACAGTATGTATTTCTAAAATGCCAGCTATAaattaatatcaataaaagcagAGCATAAATGATTCTCCTGGGCTAGTGAGAAGGCGATTGATCTTCACATGACTTTGAATTCTAGCTTTTAATCTTACCAGTGAGAAATTACTGGGAATATGATTTCTGTCACTAGTGTGCAGGATGCGCAAATTACTGTGCTCAGTGTCTGGGAGTGTGAATCCTGGGACTTGGGAACTGTGGTGTGGATCccttgggggccgatgcagtaagggGCGCTCACATTAGGACAGGTGTTACTCTGTTTTAGTGTGTAAGCTTTCTGAGGCGGGcatctacagctgaacagtacttCAAAGTCGGAATGCACGATACCAAGTGCATACCATTCTGCTGAAGGTGCCTTCCCAAGAGAACTTATGTTCAGCTGTAGGAGCCAGGCCCAGAGAGCTTACAACTTCtgtggtctgaggtggagtaaactcaaaTTTCTAGTGGCCAACGTTATTCTACTGATGCACCCAGTCTGGTAGAAAGTCACTATTAGATGGGCAAAGCAAAagaatatcatggccaccagaaatgtgagttagcatggattttattacatcggccccatgaTGCTCAGAAGCTGGAAGTATAAATCTTGGCACCAGGGTGCGGATCCCACTGTACTTAATGTCTGGGAGTGTGAATCCTGATACTTGTGCAGCCATGTGGGTCTTCCTGTCCTGGGAGGCTGGAAGTTTGAACCTTGGCATGAGTGCACTCAAGGTCTCGGAATGTGAATCCTGGAGCTACTGAACTAGAGGATGTGTGGATCTCACTGTGCTCAGATGCTGAGTTTATGAATGCATTGAGATATTCACATCCCATGGAGCAAACCATGGTTTATCAATCCTGCAGCACTCTAAGACTGATATTATATATCCTGGCACTAATGACCTGAAATGTTCATCATCTGTGCTCAGAGGATGGATGATTCCTGTTACTAGGAGCTGTGAGAGTGCATCCTGGGCTAGCATTCCCATTTTTGCGCTCAGTATTCTTAATGTCCCTCTGTCCCAGTTGGGTATGGCGGGCCGCCCTGTTGTTCCAGAACTCTGAGATCTCCTGCAGAGTCACTTTTGGCTGGACTACAGGAATAACTTCCTCCTCACTCTCCTCATTCTCATCGAGTTCCTCTGAGTTCCATTGCCTCTCTGGGACATTGCTGCGTgtccatccctgctcctctgtGGTGATAGACTCTCCACCCAGGTCACTCCTACTGCTACTTTGGGAACATCTCTGAAAGCTGGTGGCACCTCCATGATTCATGCTTGTCTCCCAGGCATCTCTACCGCCATGCCAGAATCCCGATATCTGGTCCAAAGTAATTCTGGGCTGAATGCTGTTGCTATCCTGGATTTCTGCTGGGTGAGCCACGCTCCCATTAGCCACTCTGGTCTCCTTTGAGGAGCTGCTGCTGTACCAGAGTAAGGATCGTTCCTCTATGGAAGTGGCTGGTGGTATCCAGAGACTCATTCCAGTATTTGAGATCCTTCGAGGACTCTTGGTCTTCTGCCTCTTCTCCTGATGGGTGTCACCTTTATACCAAGACTCTGTCCTCTCCTTCATAGTGCCTTCCTGCTCAATCCATAATCCCCCTGTAGGGATCCTTCTCTCTGTCCTGGCTTTCATGCTAGGTCTAGGCGAGTTCCTGGAGGAAGCCAGCATCCTGCTGCAAAGTACGACTGTGCTGACCATGAAGAcagctgccactgctgccagggTCACCATGGCAATGAGGCAGTGGCGGCACAGCTGGGGTGGAGCCACATGTTCTGGGGTTGATGGGAGAGGTCTTGTGGTAGACTCTTGCTCATTCTTTTTCATTCTGGTGGCCCAAGAGGTAAGGTTCAGAGGCTCATCTGGGCCCATTTGTGAGAGTGTGGGCCTGAGGGCCACTGTCGACAACAGTACCAATACAGTATGATAGCCCAGCTGGCTAATGCCTTTCCCTGCCATTGTGAAACTCGGGCTGAAACAGAGAAGAGGGTGGAAGGAGGTCAGTCCTGCTGACACGCTAAATGATTGTTCTTTATTATTTATCTCATTTATATgccgcttttcaggcactttcaaagcagattatattcagatactgtaggtatttgtcCCCCCTGCTCTGTACGGCTTTGCTTCTGACACACTCTCTTGCCTCCAGATGCCACCCATTGGGCTATTATTTCCTGAATTCCTCCTCCTGCACTTCCTGGGGGAAGGCTTGACAGTGAGGGTTGGGCACATACACTGGAACCTGGTTGGATGATATCACAAAGAAGAAGCCAATCAGATTCTAAGCCTCGCCTTTCCTGTTTTTCCCTTCAAAGGTCCTGCCCATTCCTTTTCTAGATTTTATCATTTAATTTTCCAGTCCAGCTGACACAGACCTGTTTACGTTCCTGCTTTAGGGATCTGCCTCCCACACGGAAGCAGGGATCTCCCGTCAGGTGAGGGAGACCTGGGCAATTACTGGCCCGACTGCTCCGTATTATTTTAGGACAGGGGGAAATAGCAGTTATGGCCATGGGGGATCTGAAGCATGACTGCCTCTTTCGTCCTGCCCATGTGCTCCCTGACGCAAGCGCGCAGGTACAGGTTTGGAGGAGGGCTGTGACGGACCCAGCAACACTGACCATACTCCccgcccctcccagaccacacccccccaCGGCCTGCTCCTTTTGAAGGGCCCGGCGCTTCTGCGCGTATCG
This genomic interval carries:
- the C6H16orf54 gene encoding transmembrane protein C16orf54 homolog; translation: MAGKGISQLGYHTVLVLLSTVALRPTLSQMGPDEPLNLTSWATRMKKNEQESTTRPLPSTPEHVAPPQLCRHCLIAMVTLAAVAAVFMVSTVVLCSRMLASSRNSPRPSMKARTERRIPTGGLWIEQEGTMKERTESWYKGDTHQEKRQKTKSPRRISNTGMSLWIPPATSIEERSLLWYSSSSSKETRVANGSVAHPAEIQDSNSIQPRITLDQISGFWHGGRDAWETSMNHGGATSFQRCSQSSSRSDLGGESITTEEQGWTRSNVPERQWNSEELDENEESEEEVIPVVQPKVTLQEISEFWNNRAARHTQLGQRDIKNTERKNGNASPGCTLTAPSNRNHPSSEHR